In Massilia antarctica, the following are encoded in one genomic region:
- a CDS encoding FAD-binding oxidoreductase: MAYTQSDHPSNNITGRATDVRGQVRPQSVRAVIKLVRAARHNGTPLYPFSTGLNFGYGGKSPTMAGSLLVDLGALNAIRMTVDKRNGRVLPVAVIGPGVTQGALYDFLEEHHPNLTFNVTGSARATSIIGNALDRGVGYFGPRKEDLFGLAVVCGNGKLLRTGFRRLKRSPLGTSNPYGLGPILDGLFFQSNFGIVVSACFRLVPKRPKQVALSLSLRREEDLPAFIDELANCKREGLIESVTHIANRARTHATLAYGVTRYLEQECGYTPERAFGEAESVMDLIAPGEWASLGAITGTKAQVKANLAEIRKRMKGLARVRPITHQLLDTAYAVAHRLRFIPAARANAAAISAIRPLHTLALGVPTDAAIDNLLWKFGRADLSAAQLDQSNCGLLFINPALPLDGEFVARFIDEMKKTAARHYHDTLYITINIETPTSLVAVINLLFDRSNLEGVKRAHFCADRMLDKIHAMGLEVYRARADMMAAIVRRDPHYWATIHALKTRLDPDGIIAPGRYDAQPATPKPGRAP, translated from the coding sequence ATGGCCTACACCCAGAGCGACCACCCGAGCAATAACATCACCGGCCGCGCGACCGATGTGCGCGGCCAGGTGCGGCCGCAAAGCGTACGCGCCGTGATCAAGCTGGTGCGCGCGGCGCGCCACAACGGCACGCCCCTGTATCCGTTCTCGACGGGCCTCAATTTCGGCTACGGCGGCAAGTCGCCCACCATGGCCGGCAGCCTGCTGGTCGACCTCGGCGCGCTGAACGCGATCCGCATGACGGTCGACAAGCGCAACGGCCGGGTGCTGCCGGTGGCCGTGATCGGTCCCGGCGTGACCCAGGGCGCGCTGTACGACTTCCTGGAAGAGCATCATCCCAACCTCACCTTCAACGTCACCGGCTCGGCGCGCGCCACCAGCATCATCGGCAATGCGCTCGACCGCGGGGTCGGCTATTTCGGGCCGCGCAAGGAAGACTTGTTCGGGCTGGCCGTGGTGTGCGGCAACGGCAAGCTGCTGCGCACGGGCTTCCGGCGCCTCAAGCGCTCGCCGCTGGGCACCAGCAATCCTTACGGGCTGGGGCCGATCCTCGACGGGCTTTTTTTCCAGAGTAACTTCGGCATCGTCGTCAGCGCCTGCTTCCGCCTCGTGCCCAAGCGGCCCAAGCAGGTGGCGCTGTCGCTATCCTTGCGGCGCGAGGAAGATTTGCCGGCTTTTATCGACGAGCTGGCCAATTGCAAGCGCGAAGGCTTGATCGAATCGGTCACCCACATTGCCAACCGCGCGCGCACCCACGCCACCCTGGCCTACGGGGTGACGCGCTACCTGGAACAGGAATGCGGATACACGCCCGAGCGCGCCTTCGGGGAAGCGGAAAGCGTGATGGACTTGATCGCGCCGGGCGAATGGGCCAGCCTGGGGGCGATTACCGGCACCAAAGCCCAGGTCAAGGCCAACCTGGCCGAGATCCGCAAACGCATGAAGGGCCTGGCGCGGGTGCGCCCGATCACCCACCAGTTGCTCGACACCGCCTATGCGGTGGCGCACCGGCTGCGCTTCATCCCGGCCGCGCGCGCCAATGCGGCCGCGATCTCGGCCATCCGCCCGCTGCACACCCTGGCGCTGGGGGTGCCGACCGATGCGGCGATCGATAATTTACTGTGGAAATTCGGACGCGCCGACCTCAGCGCGGCCCAGCTCGACCAGTCGAACTGCGGTTTGCTGTTCATCAACCCGGCGCTGCCCTTGGACGGCGAGTTCGTGGCCAGGTTCATCGATGAAATGAAAAAGACGGCGGCGCGCCATTATCACGACACCCTGTACATCACCATCAATATCGAAACCCCGACTTCGCTGGTGGCGGTGATCAACCTGCTGTTCGACCGCAGCAACCTGGAAGGGGTCAAGCGCGCCCATTTCTGCGCCGACCGCATGCTCGACAAGATCCACGCGATGGGGCTGGAAGTGTACCGCGCGCGCGCCGACATGATGGCGGCTATCGTGCGGCGCGATCCGCATTACTGGGCCACCATCCACGCGCTCAAGACCCGGCTCGATCCGGACGGCATCATCGCGCCGGGGCGCTACGACGCCCAGCCGGCCACGCCCAAACCCGGGCGCGCGCCCTAG
- a CDS encoding EDSAP-1 family PEP-CTERM protein, protein MKLTKYLAAAAVSAAFVAAPASAATMGMADLAITGLIILNANNAPVTNGIVIQNENRTGTANSNFNNAQGTGAGLGNIFSTTIGGTVDVKNRCAGPSCGAGMPVGNYPGGVENNFTAHIPAPSGNYALGDMYIAGTALGVTGANGLTRADSSVMSPGNAGSANATIANSATAVTTFSVGTTLQAKFALGYKAYVAAFVNAMAGVNGSSLGTISWALSLQEVIGNVSTTIMNWSPSEINNGVTSSDPSQNSIQETSGTVLSNLVTLTGGRIYKLTINQASNSIASEVRAVPEPGSMVLIGLGLLALGAASRRKAAK, encoded by the coding sequence ATGAAACTGACAAAATACCTCGCTGCCGCCGCCGTTTCGGCAGCGTTCGTCGCCGCCCCAGCTTCGGCAGCGACCATGGGTATGGCCGATCTCGCCATCACCGGCCTGATCATCCTGAACGCGAACAATGCGCCAGTGACCAACGGCATCGTGATCCAGAACGAAAACCGTACCGGCACCGCCAATTCGAACTTCAACAATGCGCAAGGCACCGGCGCCGGCCTGGGCAACATCTTCAGCACCACCATCGGTGGTACGGTCGATGTCAAGAACCGTTGCGCGGGTCCATCGTGCGGCGCGGGCATGCCAGTCGGCAATTATCCAGGCGGCGTGGAAAACAACTTCACGGCGCACATTCCTGCACCGAGCGGTAACTACGCCCTGGGCGATATGTACATCGCCGGCACCGCGCTGGGTGTGACGGGCGCCAACGGCCTGACCCGTGCCGATTCGTCGGTGATGTCGCCAGGTAACGCCGGCAGCGCGAACGCCACCATCGCCAACTCGGCGACGGCAGTGACCACCTTCAGCGTCGGCACGACCTTGCAAGCGAAGTTCGCGCTCGGCTACAAAGCCTATGTGGCCGCCTTCGTCAATGCGATGGCTGGCGTGAACGGTTCCTCGCTGGGCACCATCAGCTGGGCACTGTCGCTGCAGGAAGTGATCGGCAATGTCTCGACCACGATCATGAACTGGAGCCCGTCCGAGATCAACAACGGCGTGACCTCGAGCGATCCGTCGCAAAATTCGATCCAGGAAACCTCGGGCACCGTCCTGTCGAACCTGGTGACCCTGACCGGCGGCCGGATCTACAAGCTGACCATCAACCAGGCCTCGAACTCGATCGCCTCGGAAGTGCGTGCCGTGCCTGAACCAGGCAGCATGGTCTTGATCGGCCTCGGCCTGCTGGCCCTGGGCGCCGCTTCGCGCCGCAAGGCTGCCAAGTAA
- a CDS encoding nucleotidyltransferase domain-containing protein: MSAARALARGAAPLLLQLLRDPARGAALSLAEWDLLLRQAASARLEASLHGLLDEHGVAGTIPAQVRRQLDWAGVHAERHARAVRFEVAQIGAALAASGVPLILLKGGAYAMAGLAAARGRLFSDIDILVPKDSLAQVEAALMLHGWSTVAQDTYDQRYYRTWMHELPPMKHARRASVIDVHHAILPETARLRPDPARLRACAVTLPAPAAPGQAPVQVLAPADMVLHSAVHLFYDGEFDHGLRDLLDLHRLLASLGATPGFWEALPLRAAELELGRPLFYALRYCARLLHTPVPEAVLAAARPAGPRAPLLALMDSLFLRALLPNHRSCADCGSAAARFLLYIRGNWLRMPPLLLTRHLFHKAFISPRKD, from the coding sequence GTGAGCGCCGCGCGCGCGCTTGCCCGCGGTGCCGCACCGCTGTTGCTGCAGCTGTTGCGCGACCCCGCGCGTGGCGCGGCCCTGAGCCTGGCCGAGTGGGATTTGCTGCTGCGCCAGGCCGCCAGCGCGCGCCTGGAAGCCAGCCTGCACGGCTTGCTCGACGAACACGGCGTGGCCGGTACGATTCCCGCCCAGGTCAGGCGCCAGCTCGACTGGGCCGGGGTGCATGCCGAACGCCACGCCAGGGCGGTGCGCTTCGAAGTGGCGCAGATCGGCGCGGCGCTGGCCGCCAGCGGGGTGCCGCTCATCCTGCTCAAGGGTGGCGCCTACGCCATGGCGGGGCTGGCAGCGGCGCGCGGACGGCTGTTTTCCGACATCGACATCCTGGTGCCCAAGGACAGCCTGGCCCAGGTGGAAGCGGCGCTGATGCTGCACGGCTGGTCGACAGTGGCGCAGGACACCTACGACCAGCGCTATTACCGCACCTGGATGCACGAATTGCCGCCGATGAAGCATGCACGCCGCGCCAGCGTGATCGATGTGCACCATGCGATCCTGCCGGAAACGGCGCGCCTGCGGCCCGACCCGGCCAGGCTGCGCGCGTGCGCCGTCACCTTGCCGGCGCCAGCCGCGCCCGGGCAAGCCCCGGTACAGGTGCTGGCCCCGGCCGACATGGTGCTGCACAGCGCCGTGCACCTGTTCTACGACGGCGAATTCGACCACGGCCTGCGCGACCTGCTCGACCTGCACCGCCTGCTCGCCAGCCTGGGCGCCACACCCGGTTTCTGGGAAGCGCTGCCGCTGCGCGCGGCCGAACTGGAACTGGGCCGTCCCCTGTTCTATGCCCTGCGCTACTGCGCCCGCCTGCTGCACACCCCGGTGCCGGAAGCGGTGCTGGCCGCCGCGCGCCCGGCCGGACCCAGGGCGCCGCTGCTGGCCCTGATGGACAGCCTGTTCCTGCGCGCCCTGCTGCCGAACCACCGCAGCTGCGCCGACTGCGGGAGCGCCGCCGCGCGCTTTTTGCTGTATATCCGCGGAAACTGGCTGCGCATGCCGCCACTCTTATTAACAAGACATCTGTTTCACAAGGCTTTTATTTCTCCTCGTAAAGATTAA
- a CDS encoding HprK-related kinase A: MTTLSALSRAELGRRLREASIDLQTGPFVTRVHSPFAGVADGLHLLYGDYPLLENNDFADFHVDVAPPPSLRRWYKPLARFVYDGMVPFLPLPAAQAFPMFEWGMNWCVSSRAHGYLILHAAVVEKHGRAAILPAPPGSGKSTLCAALVSRGWRLLSDELALVRPEDGLLAPLPRPISLKNGSIEVMRRYQPDAVISHPVQGTTKGTVAHLKAPAASIARAAEAARPGWIVFPKYAADSPTTLLEVPRARAFMRVAENGFNYSVLGARGFSALGELVAQSRCLDFTYSALDEAIAVFEQLAGTS, translated from the coding sequence ATGACGACCCTGAGCGCGCTCAGCCGCGCCGAACTGGGCCGCCGCCTGCGCGAGGCCAGCATCGACCTGCAGACCGGCCCCTTCGTGACCCGCGTGCACAGCCCGTTCGCCGGGGTGGCCGATGGCTTGCACTTGTTGTACGGCGACTATCCCCTGCTGGAAAACAATGACTTTGCCGACTTCCACGTCGACGTCGCGCCGCCGCCCTCCTTGCGGCGCTGGTACAAGCCGCTGGCGCGCTTCGTCTACGATGGCATGGTGCCCTTCCTGCCGCTGCCGGCCGCGCAAGCGTTTCCCATGTTCGAGTGGGGCATGAACTGGTGCGTGTCGAGCCGCGCCCACGGCTACCTGATCCTGCACGCGGCCGTGGTCGAAAAACACGGGCGCGCCGCCATCCTGCCGGCCCCGCCCGGCTCCGGCAAGAGCACCTTGTGCGCGGCCCTGGTCAGCCGCGGCTGGCGCCTGCTGTCGGATGAACTGGCGCTGGTGCGCCCCGAGGATGGCTTGCTGGCGCCGCTGCCGCGCCCGATCAGCCTGAAAAACGGTTCGATCGAGGTGATGCGGCGCTACCAGCCGGACGCCGTCATCAGCCACCCCGTGCAGGGCACCACCAAGGGCACGGTGGCGCACCTGAAGGCGCCGGCCGCCAGCATCGCCCGCGCCGCCGAAGCGGCGCGTCCGGGCTGGATCGTGTTTCCAAAGTATGCAGCGGATTCGCCCACGACCCTGCTGGAAGTGCCGCGCGCGCGCGCCTTCATGCGCGTGGCCGAAAACGGCTTCAACTACAGCGTGCTGGGCGCGCGCGGCTTCAGTGCCCTGGGCGAACTGGTGGCGCAGTCGCGCTGCCTTGATTTCACCTACAGCGCGCTGGACGAGGCCATCGCCGTGTTCGAGCAACTGGCGGGCACCTCGTGA
- a CDS encoding HPr-rel-A system PqqD family peptide chaperone: MPPASTWHVLPGQSLRHHSWDQEAVLFNDLSGDTHLLDADALALLLAVQGGASDLAALRQALDAGDDAEPALQVLLEQLASISLIAAHP, encoded by the coding sequence ATGCCGCCCGCTTCTACCTGGCACGTCCTTCCCGGCCAATCCCTGCGCCACCACAGCTGGGACCAGGAAGCGGTCCTGTTTAACGACCTCAGCGGCGACACCCACCTGCTCGATGCCGACGCGCTGGCGCTGCTGCTGGCCGTGCAGGGCGGCGCGTCCGACCTGGCCGCCCTGCGCCAGGCGCTCGACGCCGGAGACGACGCCGAACCCGCGCTGCAAGTCTTGCTCGAGCAACTGGCCAGCATTTCCCTGATCGCCGCGCATCCATGA
- a CDS encoding XrtA/PEP-CTERM system exopolysaccharide export protein has product MKWLGASALALSALLLGGCASPVSTVVADPLPASNQDYLIGPGDSVNIVVWRNPEVSTSVPVRPDGKITTPLVEDLQASGKTSTTLARDIEKALEKYIQQPVVTVIVTSFVGNYSDQIRVIGQAARPQALAYRRDMSLMDVLIAVGGVTEFASGNKAIVIRKVDGKSQKLGVRLNDLIKEGDISANIYMRPGDVLVIPESFF; this is encoded by the coding sequence ATGAAATGGCTGGGCGCCAGCGCACTGGCGCTGTCCGCCCTGTTGCTGGGCGGCTGCGCTTCCCCGGTCTCGACCGTGGTAGCCGATCCCCTGCCTGCCAGCAACCAGGATTACCTGATCGGCCCTGGTGACAGCGTCAACATCGTGGTGTGGCGCAATCCGGAAGTATCGACCTCGGTCCCGGTGCGTCCGGACGGCAAGATCACCACCCCCTTGGTGGAAGACTTGCAGGCCAGCGGCAAAACCTCGACCACCCTGGCGCGCGATATCGAAAAAGCGCTCGAAAAATACATCCAGCAACCGGTGGTGACGGTGATCGTGACCAGTTTCGTCGGCAATTACAGCGATCAGATCCGCGTGATCGGCCAAGCCGCCCGTCCGCAAGCGCTGGCTTACCGGCGCGACATGTCCTTGATGGATGTGCTGATCGCGGTCGGCGGGGTCACGGAGTTTGCGTCGGGCAATAAAGCCATCGTGATCCGCAAGGTCGACGGCAAGTCGCAAAAGCTGGGCGTGCGCTTGAACGACCTGATCAAGGAGGGCGATATTTCGGCGAATATTTATATGCGTCCCGGCGACGTGCTGGTGATTCCGGAAAGCTTCTTCTAA
- a CDS encoding S1 family peptidase yields MAAVTVLALLASAPARCASFGQVIAAVKPSVVGVGTYQPSRSPAIVFVATGFVTGDGLSVITNAHAMPDTLDSEHNEALGIVIARGDKLDFRPARLAALDRLHDLAHLRLAGAPMPALRLGDGGNVEEGQALAFTGFPLGMVLGLHPVTHRAMLSAITPLVMPSLSSRKLDARAIAQLARAPSPIYQLDGTAYPGNSGSPVYDPDSGDVLAVLNMVFVKGLKENAISNPSGISYAIPVSHVRALLQQTTP; encoded by the coding sequence ATGGCGGCAGTGACCGTGCTTGCCCTGCTGGCCAGCGCGCCGGCCCGCTGCGCCAGCTTCGGCCAGGTGATCGCCGCGGTCAAGCCTTCCGTGGTCGGGGTCGGCACTTACCAGCCCAGCCGCAGTCCGGCGATCGTGTTCGTGGCCACCGGTTTCGTCACCGGCGACGGCCTGAGCGTGATCACCAATGCGCACGCCATGCCCGACACGCTCGACAGCGAGCACAATGAAGCGCTCGGCATCGTCATCGCGCGCGGCGACAAGCTCGATTTCCGGCCGGCCAGGCTGGCCGCGCTCGACCGCCTGCACGACCTGGCCCACTTGCGCCTGGCGGGAGCGCCCATGCCGGCCCTGCGCCTGGGCGACGGCGGCAATGTCGAGGAAGGCCAGGCGCTGGCGTTCACCGGCTTTCCGCTCGGGATGGTGCTCGGCTTGCATCCGGTTACCCACCGCGCCATGCTGTCGGCCATCACCCCGCTGGTGATGCCCTCGCTCAGCTCGCGCAAGCTCGATGCGCGGGCGATCGCGCAACTGGCGCGCGCGCCCTCCCCCATCTACCAGCTCGACGGCACGGCCTACCCCGGCAATAGCGGTAGCCCGGTCTACGACCCCGACAGCGGCGACGTGCTGGCGGTATTGAACATGGTGTTCGTCAAGGGCTTGAAGGAAAACGCGATCAGCAACCCGAGCGGGATCAGCTATGCAATCCCGGTCAGCCATGTGCGCGCCCTGTTACAACAAACAACACCGTAA
- a CDS encoding XrtA system polysaccharide chain length determinant codes for MAELQALLTNFLKAIWKYRWYAVVISWIVALVGWAVVYRLPNEYQASARVYVDTQSILQPLLAGMTTVPNVDQQVAFMRRTLISRPNVERVMRMVDLDIKASTPKENEKLVDDLMAQISIGGTERDDIYTISYKNSNPKLGKDIVQSLLTIFVEGSFGGKKQDSEKAVQFIDDQIKNYEEKLVQAENALKEFKIKHLGMLPRGGGSDFTTNMTQIEDLLNQARLELTEAEQARNAIKRQIAGEEPAPLTAPEASGVANPELDSRIAALNKNLDSLRMQYTDAHPDIVSARRLIAQLEARKLEEAKRNKRNNDPGANYSPMLQQMNVALSVEEARVASLKARVAEYGSRAARLRSQSSNAPEVEAQLAQLNRDYVINKENYEKLVGRREAAKLSGDLSSATDMLTFRVIDPPTVPSTPSGPNRHRLFSFVFAAALLAGLGVAFLMSQLRPTFMSQGTLRDVTGIPILGSISMNWTNEQKVMRTKRLYAFGAAVIVLFGAYGGVMAALFVRPLL; via the coding sequence ATGGCAGAACTGCAGGCCCTACTGACGAACTTCCTGAAAGCGATCTGGAAATACCGCTGGTATGCGGTCGTCATTTCCTGGATCGTGGCCCTGGTCGGCTGGGCGGTGGTGTACCGTCTCCCCAACGAATACCAAGCGTCGGCGCGCGTGTACGTCGATACCCAGAGCATTCTGCAGCCGCTGCTGGCGGGCATGACCACCGTGCCCAACGTCGACCAGCAAGTCGCCTTCATGCGCCGCACCCTGATCAGCCGTCCCAACGTCGAGAGGGTCATGCGCATGGTCGACCTCGACATCAAGGCGTCCACCCCCAAGGAAAACGAAAAACTGGTGGACGACCTGATGGCGCAGATCAGCATCGGCGGCACCGAGCGCGACGACATTTACACGATCTCGTACAAGAATTCCAATCCCAAGCTGGGCAAGGATATCGTGCAGTCGCTGCTGACCATTTTCGTCGAAGGCAGTTTCGGCGGCAAGAAGCAGGATTCCGAAAAAGCCGTGCAATTCATCGACGACCAGATCAAGAATTACGAAGAAAAGCTGGTCCAGGCCGAAAACGCGCTCAAGGAATTCAAGATCAAGCACCTGGGCATGCTGCCGCGCGGCGGCGGCAGCGACTTCACCACCAATATGACCCAGATCGAAGACTTGCTCAACCAGGCACGCCTGGAACTGACCGAAGCCGAGCAGGCGCGCAATGCCATCAAGCGCCAGATCGCCGGCGAGGAACCGGCTCCGCTGACCGCCCCTGAAGCCTCAGGCGTGGCCAACCCCGAACTCGATTCCCGCATCGCCGCGCTCAACAAGAATCTGGACAGCCTGCGCATGCAGTACACCGACGCCCATCCGGACATCGTGTCGGCGCGCCGCCTGATCGCCCAGCTGGAAGCGCGCAAGCTCGAAGAAGCCAAGCGCAACAAGCGCAACAACGATCCCGGCGCCAACTACAGCCCGATGCTGCAGCAAATGAACGTGGCCCTGTCGGTGGAAGAAGCGCGGGTGGCTTCGCTCAAGGCGCGCGTGGCCGAATACGGATCGCGCGCGGCGCGCCTGCGCTCGCAGAGCAGCAACGCGCCCGAAGTCGAGGCCCAGCTGGCCCAGCTCAACCGCGACTACGTGATCAACAAGGAAAACTACGAAAAGCTGGTCGGACGGCGCGAAGCGGCCAAGCTGTCGGGCGACCTCAGTTCGGCCACCGACATGCTGACCTTCCGCGTGATCGACCCGCCGACCGTGCCGTCGACGCCGTCGGGCCCGAACCGTCACCGCCTGTTTTCGTTCGTGTTCGCCGCCGCGCTGCTGGCCGGCCTTGGCGTGGCTTTCCTGATGAGCCAACTGCGACCGACCTTCATGAGCCAGGGCACCCTGCGCGATGTCACCGGCATTCCCATCCTGGGCAGCATCAGCATGAACTGGACCAACGAACAAAAGGTCATGCGCACCAAGCGCCTGTACGCCTTCGGCGCGGCGGTGATCGTCCTGTTCGGCGCCTATGGCGGCGTGATGGCGGCCCTATTTGTACGACCGCTGCTCTGA
- a CDS encoding XrtA-associated tyrosine autokinase, with translation MSIIEKAASRIEHKKGEPQGAPSASAPVAVAEAPAAVPTAVPTAVPTAVPRRTSNHVELDLERMHGIGLVTAAGGRTTLVEDFRIIKRPLLKRAFAARGPGDKPGNLIMVTSSLPGEGKTFCSINLAMSIAMELDHTVLLIDADVARPSVLRTLGLPAHRGLMDLLLDDKLDLADVMLRTNVNTLSILPAGSNNPRATELLASQAMSTFVNEIANRYPDRIVIFDSPPLLLTSEAHVLASHMGQIALVVEAEGTTQHAVKESLRQLEGCSNVNLIYNKTREFPGTETYDYHYG, from the coding sequence GTGAGCATTATCGAAAAAGCGGCCAGCCGCATCGAACACAAGAAGGGCGAGCCGCAGGGTGCGCCGTCCGCGTCCGCGCCGGTCGCCGTCGCCGAGGCGCCCGCCGCCGTGCCTACCGCCGTGCCTACCGCCGTGCCTACCGCGGTGCCGCGCCGCACCAGCAACCACGTCGAACTCGATCTCGAACGCATGCACGGCATCGGCCTGGTGACGGCCGCCGGCGGGCGCACCACCCTGGTCGAGGACTTCCGCATCATCAAGCGGCCCTTGCTCAAGCGCGCTTTCGCGGCGCGCGGGCCCGGCGACAAACCGGGCAACCTGATCATGGTCACCAGCTCCCTGCCGGGCGAAGGCAAGACCTTTTGCTCGATCAACCTGGCCATGAGCATCGCCATGGAACTGGACCACACGGTGCTGCTGATCGACGCCGACGTGGCCCGCCCCTCGGTGCTGCGCACGCTCGGCCTGCCGGCCCACCGCGGCCTGATGGACCTCCTGCTCGACGATAAGCTCGACCTGGCCGACGTCATGCTGCGCACCAACGTGAACACCCTGAGCATCCTGCCGGCGGGCAGCAACAACCCGCGCGCCACCGAACTGCTGGCCAGCCAGGCCATGAGCACGTTCGTGAACGAAATCGCCAACCGCTATCCCGACCGCATCGTCATTTTCGATTCGCCGCCGCTGCTGCTTACCAGCGAAGCGCACGTCCTGGCCAGCCACATGGGCCAGATCGCCCTGGTGGTCGAAGCCGAGGGCACGACCCAGCACGCGGTCAAGGAATCGCTGCGCCAGCTGGAGGGCTGCAGCAATGTGAACCTGATCTACAACAAGACGCGCGAATTCCCCGGCACCGAAACGTATGACTACCACTATGGCTAA
- a CDS encoding TIGR03016 family PEP-CTERM system-associated outer membrane protein, protein MAKRAAGRRRAAVVRAALAALLAAPAARAEWKFTPTVDLRETVTDNVALTRADQAKSRFVTELTPGFTLQDKGPRLNLSANYQLHYYAFDDNDVEGVRHAQSQLRAAAKATVIDELLFLDADGAVGQQAVSAFGPQVNSNGYASANRSNVKTWRISPYMLHRFGASATAAVRYTHDSVDAGRIGFGDSTSDVLMMNLNSGRTFRRVGWGLQYSQQRVDDSIAPKSNVKMASANARYRLGEDFNLTASAGYDEYDYQSDGEPTKGRFWQGGIEWTPSSRTSLVAGAGKRYYGNTYNLQALHRSRRTVWSINYSDSVTTTRSQLLLPATIDTASMLDRLFTAQIPDPAARAQAVDAYIRATGLPSALADSINYFSNRYILQKQFQASVAMNTARTTLILNAFDSRRQGLSLIQTDSLLTGPASARINDDTTQRGGSALWNMRLTSRSGINASWTTSRTQSHATGLSSKNAALRLAVTRQFSPKVRGAFEARRVSGTTTDQVASYRENALSASLSLQF, encoded by the coding sequence ATGGCTAAGCGTGCGGCCGGACGCCGCCGCGCCGCCGTCGTTCGCGCGGCGCTGGCGGCCCTGCTGGCCGCGCCGGCGGCCCGCGCCGAGTGGAAGTTCACGCCCACGGTCGACCTGCGCGAAACGGTCACCGACAACGTCGCGCTCACCCGCGCCGACCAAGCCAAAAGCCGCTTCGTGACCGAGCTGACGCCAGGCTTCACCCTGCAGGACAAAGGCCCGCGCCTGAACCTGTCGGCCAACTACCAGCTGCATTACTACGCGTTCGACGACAACGACGTGGAAGGGGTGCGCCACGCCCAGTCGCAATTGCGCGCGGCGGCCAAGGCCACCGTCATCGACGAGCTGCTGTTTCTCGACGCCGACGGCGCCGTCGGCCAGCAAGCCGTGTCGGCCTTCGGCCCGCAGGTCAACAGCAACGGCTACGCCAGCGCCAACCGCTCCAACGTCAAGACCTGGCGCATCAGCCCCTACATGCTGCACCGCTTCGGCGCCAGCGCCACGGCGGCCGTGCGCTACACCCACGATTCGGTCGACGCCGGGCGTATCGGCTTTGGCGACAGCACCAGCGACGTGTTGATGATGAACCTGAACAGCGGACGCACCTTCCGCCGGGTAGGCTGGGGCTTGCAATACAGCCAGCAGCGCGTGGACGACAGCATCGCGCCCAAGTCGAACGTCAAGATGGCGAGCGCGAATGCGCGCTACCGCCTCGGCGAGGACTTCAACCTGACCGCCAGCGCCGGCTACGACGAATACGATTACCAGTCCGATGGCGAACCGACAAAGGGCCGCTTCTGGCAAGGCGGCATCGAATGGACCCCGAGCTCGCGTACCAGCCTGGTGGCCGGCGCCGGCAAGCGTTACTACGGCAATACCTACAACCTGCAGGCGCTGCACCGCAGCCGGCGCACGGTGTGGAGCATCAACTACAGCGATTCGGTGACCACCACCCGTTCGCAGCTGCTGCTGCCGGCCACCATCGACACGGCCTCGATGCTGGACCGCCTGTTCACCGCGCAGATTCCCGACCCGGCGGCGCGCGCGCAGGCGGTTGACGCCTACATCCGCGCCACCGGCCTGCCGTCCGCCCTGGCCGACAGCATCAACTACTTCAGCAACCGCTACATCCTGCAGAAGCAGTTCCAGGCTTCGGTCGCGATGAATACCGCGCGCACCACCCTGATCCTGAACGCGTTCGACAGCCGGCGCCAGGGCCTGTCGCTGATCCAGACCGACAGCCTGCTCACCGGTCCTGCCAGCGCCCGCATCAACGACGACACCACCCAGCGCGGCGGCAGCGCGCTGTGGAACATGCGCTTGACGTCGCGCAGCGGGATCAACGCCTCGTGGACGACCTCGCGCACGCAATCGCATGCCACCGGTTTGTCGAGTAAAAACGCAGCCTTGCGGCTGGCCGTGACACGCCAGTTTTCGCCCAAAGTGCGGGGCGCCTTCGAGGCGCGCCGCGTATCCGGTACCACGACCGACCAGGTCGCGTCGTACCGCGAGAACGCCTTGTCGGCCTCTCTGTCCTTACAGTTCTAG